One Gadus chalcogrammus isolate NIFS_2021 chromosome 22, NIFS_Gcha_1.0, whole genome shotgun sequence genomic window carries:
- the bloc1s4 gene encoding biogenesis of lysosome-related organelles complex 1 subunit 4 isoform X1, with translation MDHQRIDRVGFLSPLEESSAEISKDSGIVSQSASSLSMVSEILSSGTVSQSPSFGAAAVSQSPSFNEPVPGIANPDDSDQEDDALLRYTALSYSSYVRATAGEEVLCLDRSLEEMLTRVDEFVGMLDMIRNDTSQIVNENLPQIQRKSDEMRQIYRRIDKLEAFVKMVGSNVGAMEEQVTQAEGELGTLPGAFKKILRTMSVPGFLNKPASPRRPAQRQEIPTVFRTDDHFTPQPQ, from the exons ATGGACCATCAGCGGATTGACAGGGTGGGCTTCCTATCGCCCTTGGAGGAGTCCAGTGCAGAGATAAGCAAAGACAGCGGTATAGTGTCTCAAAGTGCGAGCAGTCTGTCTATGGTGAGCGAGATCCTCAGCAGCGGCACGGTGTCGCAGAGTCCGAGCTTTGGCGCAGCAGCCGTCTCTCAGAGCCCCAGCTTTAACGAACCAGTACCTGGCATCGCTAACCCAGACGACTCGGATCAAGAGGATGATGCGCTTTTGAGATACACGGCTCTGAGTTACTCCTCCTATGTGAGAGCGACTGCTGGGGAAGAG GTGCTCTGTTTGGATAGGAGCTTGGAAGAAATGCTGACAAGAGTAGATGAATTCGTTGGAATGCTTGATATG ATCCGCAATGATACCTCTCAGATAGTGAATGAGAATCTACCTCAGATCCAGAGAAAATCGGATGAAATGAGACAGATCTACCGCAGAATTGACAAGCTGGAA GCCTTTGTCAAAATGGTGGGTTCAAACGTGGGTGCCATGGAGGAGCAGGTCacacaggcagagggagagctGGGGACTCTGCCCGGGGCCTTCAAGAAGATCCTCCGCACCATGAGCGTTCCAGGTTTCCTGAAT AAGCCGGCCAGCCCTAGGAGACCAGCGCAGCGGCAAGAGATCCCCACCGTGTTCCGGACAGACGACCACTTCACGCCTCAGCCACAGTGA
- the LOC130375487 gene encoding nuclear transport factor 2-like produces the protein MADERPDWQKIGEEFIQLYYSRFDTGNRSSLGELYYQSAWMTWEGEMFHGKEVIVNKLTTLPFKTIQHNITKQDCQPTPDNCIVVMVMGQLKADNDPVMGFQQVFQLRNELGSWGCSNDMFRLSIHNFGA, from the exons ATGGCTGATGAAAGGCCGGACTGGCAGAAGATCGGGGAGGAATTCATCCAGCTGTACTATTCCCGCTTTGACACTGGCAACCGGTCGTCGCTGGGCGAACTCTAT TATCAATCCGCCTGGATGACCTGGGAAGGAGAGATGTTCCACGGGAAAGAGGTCATAGTAAACAAATTAACC ACCTTGCCTTTCAAAACAATTCAACACAATATCACGAAACAGGACTGCCAACCCACACCAGATAATTGTATTGTTGTTATGGTGATGGGACAGCTAAAG GCTGATAACGACCCAGTTATGGGCTTCCAGCAGGTGTTTCAGTTGCGGAACGAGCTGGGGTCTTGGGGCTGCTCCAACGACATGTTCCGGTTGTCGATACACAATTTTGGAGCATAG
- the bloc1s4 gene encoding biogenesis of lysosome-related organelles complex 1 subunit 4 isoform X2 produces MDHQRIDRVGFLSPLEESSAEISKDSGIVSQSASSLSMVSEILSSGTVSQSPSFGAAAVSQSPSFNEPVPGIANPDDSDQEDDALLRYTALSYSSYVRATAGEEVLCLDRSLEEMLTRVDEFVGMLDMIRNDTSQIVNENLPQIQRKSDEMRQIYRRIDKLEAFVKMVGSNVGAMEEQVTQAEGELGTLPGAFKKILRTMSVPGFLNPASPRRPAQRQEIPTVFRTDDHFTPQPQ; encoded by the exons ATGGACCATCAGCGGATTGACAGGGTGGGCTTCCTATCGCCCTTGGAGGAGTCCAGTGCAGAGATAAGCAAAGACAGCGGTATAGTGTCTCAAAGTGCGAGCAGTCTGTCTATGGTGAGCGAGATCCTCAGCAGCGGCACGGTGTCGCAGAGTCCGAGCTTTGGCGCAGCAGCCGTCTCTCAGAGCCCCAGCTTTAACGAACCAGTACCTGGCATCGCTAACCCAGACGACTCGGATCAAGAGGATGATGCGCTTTTGAGATACACGGCTCTGAGTTACTCCTCCTATGTGAGAGCGACTGCTGGGGAAGAG GTGCTCTGTTTGGATAGGAGCTTGGAAGAAATGCTGACAAGAGTAGATGAATTCGTTGGAATGCTTGATATG ATCCGCAATGATACCTCTCAGATAGTGAATGAGAATCTACCTCAGATCCAGAGAAAATCGGATGAAATGAGACAGATCTACCGCAGAATTGACAAGCTGGAA GCCTTTGTCAAAATGGTGGGTTCAAACGTGGGTGCCATGGAGGAGCAGGTCacacaggcagagggagagctGGGGACTCTGCCCGGGGCCTTCAAGAAGATCCTCCGCACCATGAGCGTTCCAGGTTTCCTGAAT CCGGCCAGCCCTAGGAGACCAGCGCAGCGGCAAGAGATCCCCACCGTGTTCCGGACAGACGACCACTTCACGCCTCAGCCACAGTGA